Proteins from a genomic interval of Dendropsophus ebraccatus isolate aDenEbr1 chromosome 6, aDenEbr1.pat, whole genome shotgun sequence:
- the LOC138794694 gene encoding nuclear receptor subfamily 0 group B member 1-like gives MACRSERLGTCQCNLDPVNSILFRMLNSGSSENTGLHRHICNPNRGCPCDRNRKVLLKNPDVICKKASEVLLKTVTFIRNLPSFYQLLQDDQILLVRKCWAPLFVLGLAQERVDFEWEELSVPSLLKTILLNQSSGDITLASDAGVPYKEVQRLQMFLHKLWSLNICTKEYAYLKGMVLFNPEIRGMRFPQYVHTLQLEAQHTLMEFTSMMQNMSHGRFTWMLEALDILKATDSEVITELFFRPISGEIILEDLLLETLFFKLK, from the exons ATGGCGTGTAGGTCTGAAAGACTAGGAACGTGTCAGTGCAACCTAGATCCGGTCAACAGTATTCTTTTCCGTATGCTTAATTCCGGCAGTTCGGAAAATACAGGTCTCCATCGACACATCTGTAACCCAAACAGAGGATGTCCCTGTGATAGGAATAGGAAGGTGTTACTTAAGAATCCCGACGTTATCTGCAAGAAAGCTTCGGAAGTTTTATTAAAGACAGTGACTTTTATCCGAAATTTACCTTCCTTCTATCAGCTGCTCCAGGACGACCAGATCCTGCTAGTAAGGAAGTGCTGGGCTCCACTTTTTGTTTTAGGCTTGGCTCAAGAAAGAGTTGATTTTGAATGGGAAGAGCTTTCCGTGCCCAGTCTATTGAAGACAATACTTCTTAATCAGTCATCGGGCGATATCACGTTGGCGTCCGATGCTGGGGTGCCGTATAAAGAAGTGCAAAGGCTACAGATGTTTCTGCATAAACTGTGGAGCTTGAACATTTGCACAAAGGAGTATGCCTACCTTAAAGGCATGGTGCTGTTTAACCCAG AAATAAGAGGTATGCGATTCCCCCAGTATGTCCATACCCTACAACTAGAGGCTCAACATACATTGATGGAGTTCACGTCGATGATGCAGAACATGAGCCACGGCCGTTTCACGTGGATGCTGGAAGCCCTGGACATTCTCAAAGCCACTGACTCCGAAGTTATCACAGAACTTTTTTTCAGACCGATCTCTGGAGAAATTATTTTGGAAGATCTATTGCTTGAAACGCTGTTTTTTAAACTAAAATGA